TCATCTAAAATTCCCAATAAACAATATTCTGATTCCTTATCTCTTTTTGAGCCGCTGCCGCCGAATCGTTACACCAACGAAACCTTCGAGCATCTTCTACCATGTAAAAATAAAAAATAACAGTAAAGGTCTAGCTTCATTTAGAAAAGCAAAATCGGGACTGGCAAGTTTTCTTTTTTTTATCGTTTTAATAAGCAATCCAGCCACATTCTACTTCCCAGCCCTAAATGGCTATCAGTAAAAGCATATCTCTTTAATTGAGAAAAGGCTCGCGTTTATTTATATCAACACGTCACCAGCATCCCCTCCACTGATTCCTATACAGTTTTTTTAGAAGGTAAACAGCTTGCCGAGGGTTACCCAATCGAGATACTGCTATCTTTTACCGAACTCTTTTGACAGGTCTAGCAAATTCAGAAAGCTAAGCTTGACTATCCGTTGAATCTTTTCGGGATCAATTTTATCAGCCGTATCGGTTGGCTTATGAAAATCGGGATGGTTACCTGTTGTCCACCCCATAAACGGAACGAGACAATCGGAAAAAGGGCCATAGTCGCTCGAGTTGCCTCCTTTAGTTGGAGTACCGCACAGGTTTAGGATTCCCCCCAACTTAGCGTTATTAGCCTCTACAATTTCCTTTACACGGCTAAAGCTGTCGGCATAAAAAAAGTTTGCGCTGAGCTTAGCGGTATCCTTCAAACCATTTCGGCCAATCATATCGTAGTTTACGTACATAACCGTTTGGGTTAACGGGTATACAGGGTTACGAACGTAGTAGGTAGAACCAACAAGCCCCTTCTCTTCGCCAGTCCATAGAGCAAACAGAATGCTTACACTTGGCTTTATACCCGACTCCTTCATCGCCTTAGCCAGCATTAGCACGCCAGCAACTCCACTAGCATTGTCGTCGGCACCTGGGTAGATAACGCCATTAAACATTCCATTATGGTCGTAGTGGGCACCAACAATAATGCAACGGGTGGTATCCTCTCCATGAATAACTCCAAGTACGTTACGATCCTTTAGCGGGGCTGCGCTAACCTCTGCCGAAACGGAGAACTTTATGCGAGTTTGTATGGCTTTACTTTTAATATCAATGGGAGAATCTAGCGCCACGCCATACTCCTTAAGCGCAGCAGCCATCATAGCCTTCGAAAGAAAAATTCTCAGGTCTGACGCGCTGTTGCTTTCGGGTGCAACTCCCATAAGATCGTCGAAAGGGGAAATGGTAGGGTTGCGCAGCTGATTTCGTCTGGAAACCTCCTCTGCTGGGCATAGGTATACAACAGCCCTCGGATTACGCTTTTTTAACTCCTCCTCCTGGTTTATTTGAATTGCCGATATCTTCTCGTTGTTCAGTCCCCTTGTAGCCAACGATGTGGCAAGCAGGTTTTTCTTGGTAGCTGGTATTACCACCACCACCTTACCCCTTACGTCGAGTTGCCCGTAGCTGTCTATACCATACTCTGGCAGACGTAGACCATATCCTACAAACACAACCTGACCACCAACAGAAAAGCCATTGTAGAGTGCCTTGTTGTAGATAAAAAAGTCGGAATTGGGTGTCGGAATCGTAGTTTCACATTCAGCCTCTATGGCCATACGCAGGTTGGTTGGCACCGAGTAACGAAACAGGTTGACATTTTGGAAGTAGCTACGCTTTGCACCTGATGAGGAGGTAACGGCGGGCTGTACGTCATAGTGAGCCAGCATCGTGGCAATATATTCTGAAGCTAACATAGCCCCTTTCTCTGAGGTGTATCGCCCTTCGAGCAGTGGAGACGCTAAAAAATTAACATGTGCACCAATAGACGAGGTAGTTACGGAAGCCAATCCCTTTTGAATTGCGCTTTGGTCTTGAGCCACTGCAGCTAAGGTAAGCATACATAGAAGAACAGTGTTAGTAATGGTTTTATAGGCGGTAATCATATTGTATTTTTATAGGAAGACGAAACAATGACCAGGTTGTTACGTCTACAGAAAAAAATAGATTACCCTTAATGTGAGAATGGAAGTAGATTCCTTACGTAGAGACCAAGCAATCTTGAACAAGAGGAATCATCAAAAATACCGATCAACAACCTTTAAGAAGTTAGCACTTATAAATCCTTATCCCTCAAATTTCTTTAGCCAGATATAAAAATAGCAAAGAGGCTGCCCAAAAGTATCACCAAATACTACGAAGCATGCTGCAACGTGGTTAACTTACCGTGATACTTTTTTAAACAGCCTCCTTGTTGTATTGCTTCAGCTAGAATTTTCCGTTACTATTCTTCCAACTTTCCTTTGCTGGAATAGGCTCGATAACATCCCAATGTTCTGCTATTTTGCCATTTTCAACGCGGAACAGGTCATAAAAGGCATTGTAAGACCCGCCAAAATGCCCCTCGCTAACAACCAACACAAAGTTTCCTTCGCCCAACACTTTATGAACCTT
This is a stretch of genomic DNA from Alistipes sp. ZOR0009. It encodes these proteins:
- a CDS encoding M20/M25/M40 family metallo-hydrolase, producing MLTLAAVAQDQSAIQKGLASVTTSSIGAHVNFLASPLLEGRYTSEKGAMLASEYIATMLAHYDVQPAVTSSSGAKRSYFQNVNLFRYSVPTNLRMAIEAECETTIPTPNSDFFIYNKALYNGFSVGGQVVFVGYGLRLPEYGIDSYGQLDVRGKVVVVIPATKKNLLATSLATRGLNNEKISAIQINQEEELKKRNPRAVVYLCPAEEVSRRNQLRNPTISPFDDLMGVAPESNSASDLRIFLSKAMMAAALKEYGVALDSPIDIKSKAIQTRIKFSVSAEVSAAPLKDRNVLGVIHGEDTTRCIIVGAHYDHNGMFNGVIYPGADDNASGVAGVLMLAKAMKESGIKPSVSILFALWTGEEKGLVGSTYYVRNPVYPLTQTVMYVNYDMIGRNGLKDTAKLSANFFYADSFSRVKEIVEANNAKLGGILNLCGTPTKGGNSSDYGPFSDCLVPFMGWTTGNHPDFHKPTDTADKIDPEKIQRIVKLSFLNLLDLSKEFGKR